The Fluviicola sp. genome contains a region encoding:
- the atpA gene encoding F0F1 ATP synthase subunit alpha, translated as MADVKPAEVSAILREQLSGFRSEAELQEVGTVLQIGDGIARVYGLKGVQYGELVEFDGGLQGIALNLEEDNVGVVLLGRSSSVKEGDTVKRLNRIASVNVGDGMVGRVVNTIGEPIDGKGPIAGQLYEMPIERKAPGVIFRQPVTEPLQTGIKAVDAMIPIGRGQRELIIGDRQTGKTTVAIDAIINQKEFYDRGEPVFCIYVAVGQKGSTVAGIYKKLEDAGAMAYTVIVAANASDPAPMQFYAPMTGAAIGEFFRDSGRPALIVFDDLSKQAVAYREVSLLLRRPPGREAYPGDVFYLHSRLLERAAKIIADDNIAKQMNDLPESLKGIVKGGGSLTALPIIETQAGDVSAYIPTNVISITDGQIFLENDLFNAGIRPAINVGISVSRVGGNAQIKSMKKVAGTLKLDQAQYRELEAFAKFGSDLDAATKSVLDKGARNLEILKQREGDPYPVEKQIAIIYVGTKGLMQNVPVNKVKDFEKEYLDFLEAKHSDVLVRLKAGKYEDADTDLLGKVAKEIAAKY; from the coding sequence ATGGCAGATGTTAAACCAGCAGAAGTTTCTGCAATTTTAAGAGAGCAATTATCAGGATTCCGTTCGGAAGCTGAATTGCAGGAAGTAGGTACAGTTTTACAAATCGGTGACGGTATCGCTCGCGTTTACGGATTGAAAGGTGTTCAATACGGGGAACTAGTTGAATTCGACGGTGGATTGCAGGGAATTGCATTGAACCTGGAAGAAGATAACGTAGGGGTAGTATTGTTGGGTCGTTCTTCATCCGTAAAAGAAGGAGACACGGTAAAACGCTTAAACCGCATTGCTTCTGTTAACGTTGGTGACGGAATGGTTGGTCGTGTAGTGAACACGATCGGTGAGCCAATCGACGGTAAAGGGCCTATCGCTGGTCAATTGTACGAAATGCCAATCGAGCGTAAAGCTCCGGGAGTTATCTTCCGTCAGCCGGTAACTGAGCCTCTTCAAACAGGTATCAAGGCGGTGGATGCGATGATTCCGATCGGACGCGGACAACGTGAGTTGATCATTGGTGACCGTCAAACAGGAAAAACAACTGTTGCGATTGATGCGATCATCAACCAAAAAGAATTTTACGACCGCGGGGAACCGGTTTTCTGTATTTATGTTGCAGTAGGACAAAAAGGTTCAACAGTTGCGGGAATCTATAAAAAATTAGAAGATGCAGGTGCAATGGCTTACACGGTAATCGTTGCTGCAAATGCTTCTGATCCGGCTCCAATGCAGTTCTATGCTCCAATGACTGGTGCTGCTATCGGTGAGTTCTTCCGTGATTCAGGACGTCCTGCATTGATCGTATTTGATGACCTTTCCAAGCAAGCAGTTGCTTACCGTGAGGTTTCATTGTTACTACGTCGTCCTCCGGGCCGTGAGGCATACCCGGGTGACGTATTCTACCTTCACTCCCGTTTGTTGGAGCGTGCTGCGAAAATCATCGCTGATGATAACATCGCTAAGCAAATGAACGACCTTCCTGAATCTTTGAAAGGAATCGTAAAAGGAGGAGGTTCATTGACTGCACTTCCAATTATCGAAACACAAGCGGGTGACGTATCTGCATACATCCCTACAAACGTAATTTCGATTACGGATGGTCAGATCTTCCTGGAGAATGACTTGTTCAACGCCGGTATCCGTCCTGCAATTAACGTAGGTATCTCTGTATCCCGTGTAGGAGGTAACGCGCAAATTAAATCCATGAAGAAAGTAGCTGGTACTTTGAAACTGGATCAGGCACAATACCGTGAGTTGGAAGCGTTCGCTAAGTTCGGTTCTGATTTGGATGCGGCTACGAAGTCTGTTTTGGACAAAGGAGCTCGTAACTTAGAGATTTTGAAGCAACGCGAAGGAGATCCTTACCCGGTAGAAAAGCAAATTGCAATCATCTACGTTGGTACAAAAGGATTGATGCAAAACGTTCCTGTGAACAAAGTAAAAGATTTCGAAAAAGAATACTTGGACTTTTTAGAAGCGAAACATTCAGATGTATTGGTTCGTTTGAAAGCAGGAAAATACGAAGATGCTGATACAGATCTTCTAGGAAAAGTTGCGAAAGAGATCGCTGCAAAATATTAA
- a CDS encoding CvpA family protein, with translation MNFLDILILIPILYGAYKGFKHGFVIELFTLLAILVGIYVGIHFSDYTSEWLKSSLEIDSEYLPVIAFTFTFLIVGAMIYFAGKMIEKMIKVVQLSPLNKFLGVLFATIKSLYIVSVVLVLVESYDEKSKFFPAKTKESSLLYEPVKAVSTKTVPALGESTIFLKNALHHETDSTGLTVDQVLRAKEIADSLGIDANDAKGILEIHQKYGDKEPALNGE, from the coding sequence ATGAATTTCCTGGACATCCTGATTCTTATTCCGATTCTTTATGGAGCCTACAAGGGTTTTAAGCATGGATTTGTAATCGAACTCTTTACTTTACTGGCAATTCTGGTCGGGATTTACGTTGGTATCCATTTCTCTGATTATACATCCGAATGGTTGAAATCTTCTTTGGAGATTGATTCGGAATACCTGCCGGTTATTGCTTTTACCTTTACTTTCCTGATTGTGGGGGCCATGATCTATTTTGCAGGAAAAATGATCGAAAAGATGATCAAAGTGGTCCAGTTATCGCCTTTGAACAAGTTCCTGGGAGTTTTATTTGCTACGATCAAATCGCTTTATATTGTGAGTGTTGTGCTTGTTTTGGTAGAATCTTATGATGAAAAGAGCAAGTTCTTCCCGGCTAAGACCAAAGAATCTTCCCTGTTGTATGAACCGGTGAAAGCCGTTTCTACGAAAACCGTTCCTGCTTTAGGAGAAAGTACCATCTTCCTGAAAAATGCATTGCACCATGAAACCGACAGCACCGGATTGACTGTTGACCAGGTACTTCGCGCAAAAGAAATTGCTGACAGCCTGGGAATTGATGCCAATGATGCGAAGGGAATCCTGGAGATTCATCAGAAGTATGGAGATAAGGAACCTGCTTTGAACGGGGAATAA
- a CDS encoding DUF1501 domain-containing protein, with translation MKRRNFVQSVALSSIGAPLVLKNFKFGAVTEDLFKTSRAAEDRVLVIIRLNGGNDGLGTLVPLDQYANLAIQRPNILIPQNQLLTITPTNALHPAMTGMRDMFNNERLSIIQNVGYPEQNRSHFRSMDIWTSGMLDQNATRGWLGRYLDQEFPNFPDDYPNTQNPDPFAISMGYEVSATCQGLAANFSVAINNPFDSYNLVETGQVNDGTYYGAHMEYLSTLIVQANAYGAQVNAAANAGDSLSTMYDPNDEISKNLKYIAQMISGGLKTKIYIVNVNGFDTHNAQVVDGSPALGAHADLLSRVSTAVAAFQNDLSLLGLENRVAGMTFSEFGRQIASNASDGTDHGDAAPLFLFGSCISSGIIGPNPVISNTIVDQAGVPMQIDFRDIYASILRDWFEADVADIQGMFEQTINFIPVLDSCNLGLDEKSLENDVLVFPNPCVDQTTLKFKCSGERVTIRVYDTAGTLISEVCSKEFQPGEHLVPIDMEGTPSGNYIVTVHKNSGTFTKKFIKLKNI, from the coding sequence ATGAAAAGAAGAAATTTTGTACAGTCGGTCGCACTTTCATCTATTGGAGCACCACTGGTTTTAAAGAACTTTAAATTCGGAGCGGTAACGGAAGACCTGTTTAAGACTTCGCGGGCTGCTGAAGACCGGGTTTTAGTAATCATTCGATTAAACGGAGGAAATGACGGTTTGGGGACCTTGGTACCTTTGGACCAATACGCCAACCTGGCTATCCAGCGACCAAATATTTTGATCCCGCAAAATCAATTGCTGACGATCACACCGACAAATGCCCTTCATCCTGCTATGACCGGGATGAGAGACATGTTTAACAACGAGCGTTTATCCATTATTCAAAACGTGGGTTACCCGGAGCAAAACCGTTCGCATTTCCGTTCGATGGATATCTGGACTTCCGGGATGCTGGACCAGAATGCAACACGTGGCTGGCTGGGAAGATACCTGGACCAGGAATTCCCGAACTTTCCGGACGATTATCCCAATACACAGAACCCGGATCCGTTCGCGATCAGTATGGGATATGAAGTATCCGCGACCTGCCAGGGATTGGCGGCGAACTTCTCGGTTGCGATCAATAACCCGTTCGACAGTTACAACCTGGTAGAAACCGGGCAGGTGAACGACGGAACATATTACGGCGCGCACATGGAATACTTGTCTACGCTGATTGTGCAGGCAAATGCTTACGGAGCACAGGTGAATGCGGCTGCAAATGCAGGTGATTCACTTTCGACCATGTACGATCCGAATGATGAGATCTCCAAAAACCTGAAATACATCGCACAGATGATTTCCGGAGGGTTGAAAACGAAGATCTACATTGTCAATGTGAATGGATTCGATACGCACAATGCACAGGTGGTTGACGGATCTCCTGCTCTCGGAGCACATGCGGATTTACTTTCCCGCGTATCTACTGCAGTGGCAGCTTTCCAAAATGACTTAAGCCTCCTGGGATTGGAAAACCGGGTTGCCGGAATGACATTTTCGGAATTCGGACGTCAAATTGCTTCCAATGCGAGCGACGGAACGGATCACGGAGATGCTGCACCTTTGTTCCTGTTCGGATCATGTATCAGCAGCGGCATTATCGGGCCGAATCCGGTTATTTCCAATACGATCGTCGATCAGGCGGGTGTACCGATGCAAATCGATTTCAGAGACATCTATGCGTCAATTTTGAGAGATTGGTTTGAGGCTGACGTGGCAGATATCCAGGGAATGTTCGAACAAACCATCAATTTCATTCCCGTTTTGGATTCCTGCAACTTAGGATTGGATGAAAAATCCCTGGAGAATGATGTGCTGGTATTTCCGAATCCTTGTGTGGACCAGACGACCCTTAAGTTCAAATGTTCCGGCGAACGCGTTACAATCCGTGTTTACGATACGGCAGGAACACTGATCAGTGAAGTATGTTCAAAAGAATTCCAGCCGGGAGAACATTTGGTTCCGATCGATATGGAAGGAACTCCTTCCGGAAACTACATTGTTACCGTGCACAAGAACTCGGGAACATTTACCAAGAAGTTCATCAAACTGAAAAATATCTAA
- the atpB gene encoding F0F1 ATP synthase subunit A, which yields MSLIFSAKRFFSLLVGILIFSTSFASQHSSEEAEIAKREFNVGEMIMHHISDAHEWHLWGGHHDAVSIYLPIILVDGGLKTFSSKHFYHGEAAKGMDSKTNEEHEYVKGVGPAAGYAMFHEEIYKLENGELSFEDGHVHGAVKPYDFSITKNVLSLFMGAVLILLIMSNVARFYKKNGPVAPKGLAKYLEVLIVMVRDDIAKANINHHKYQKYVPYLLTIFFFIFINNLLGLVPFLPGGANLTGNITVTLFLAVCTLLVTVFSGNKHYWLHIFAMPGVPKPLLIIMIPIELVGILTKPFALMVRLFANMSAGHIIVLALISIIFINQNAAWGGLSVPMALFISVLELLVAFLQAFLFCMLSALFIGAAVEEAHH from the coding sequence ATGTCATTAATTTTCAGTGCAAAACGATTTTTCTCATTACTGGTAGGAATACTGATTTTTTCAACTTCATTTGCTTCTCAGCACAGTTCGGAAGAAGCTGAAATTGCAAAGCGTGAGTTTAACGTCGGGGAAATGATCATGCACCACATTTCTGATGCGCACGAATGGCACCTGTGGGGTGGTCACCATGATGCGGTTTCTATTTATCTTCCGATTATCCTGGTTGATGGTGGGTTGAAGACTTTTTCTTCCAAACATTTTTACCACGGAGAAGCTGCTAAAGGAATGGATTCTAAAACAAATGAAGAGCATGAATACGTGAAAGGGGTTGGTCCTGCTGCTGGTTATGCGATGTTTCATGAAGAAATCTATAAATTGGAAAACGGGGAATTGTCTTTCGAGGACGGTCATGTTCACGGGGCGGTAAAGCCATACGATTTCTCTATTACCAAAAATGTGCTTTCATTGTTCATGGGAGCGGTGTTGATTTTGTTGATCATGAGTAATGTGGCTCGTTTCTACAAGAAGAACGGTCCGGTTGCTCCGAAAGGATTGGCAAAATATTTAGAAGTTTTGATTGTAATGGTTCGTGACGATATTGCTAAGGCAAACATCAATCACCACAAATACCAAAAATACGTTCCATATTTGTTGACAATCTTCTTCTTTATTTTCATCAATAACCTGCTTGGGTTGGTTCCGTTCCTTCCGGGAGGGGCAAACTTAACAGGTAATATCACTGTAACATTGTTCCTGGCAGTTTGTACCTTGCTGGTGACTGTTTTCTCAGGAAACAAACACTACTGGCTACACATTTTTGCAATGCCGGGAGTTCCAAAGCCTTTGTTGATTATTATGATTCCTATCGAATTAGTAGGGATCTTGACAAAACCTTTTGCCTTGATGGTTCGTTTGTTTGCGAATATGTCAGCAGGTCACATCATCGTATTGGCATTGATCTCGATTATTTTTATTAATCAAAATGCAGCTTGGGGAGGTTTGTCAGTGCCGATGGCATTGTTTATCTCAGTGTTGGAGTTGTTGGTAGCATTCTTACAGGCGTTCCTGTTCTGTATGTTGTCGGCATTGTTTATCGGTGCAGCGGTTGAAGAAGCGCACCATTAA
- the atpE gene encoding ATP synthase F0 subunit C, whose amino-acid sequence MYGSIAAIGAGLAVLGAGMGIGKIGGSAMDAIARQPEASGKIQTAMIIAAALIEGVALFGVVVGLLGLETGAK is encoded by the coding sequence ATGTACGGAAGTATCGCAGCAATTGGAGCAGGTCTTGCAGTTTTAGGTGCAGGAATGGGTATTGGTAAAATCGGTGGTTCAGCAATGGACGCAATCGCTCGCCAGCCTGAAGCTTCAGGGAAAATTCAAACAGCTATGATTATCGCAGCAGCGTTGATCGAAGGTGTTGCTCTATTCGGTGTAGTAGTTGGTCTACTAGGTCTTGAGACAGGAGCGAAGTAA
- a CDS encoding DUF1800 family protein, with the protein MIPEENVQEPISLSLTPYTGAWTKAEAAHLLRRTMFGATLTQITQAVTNGMNATVAQLLTLPSVSPPLAFHPDEAVTAIGSTWVNDVYPASPGPTNNARLYSLGAWFMQRINQPNVSIQEKMCLFWDNHFGVDGTNEAKAVYGMHEKYRLNCLGNFKQLVKDMTIDPMMLLFLNGATNNQFSPNENYARELLELFTVGKGPQVGTGDYTNYTEADVAAGAKILTGWTVADLYSTTASQPSSVFYPILHDTSSKTLSSYFGSAVVPDSGNTEYANYVDIIFSQPDMAKYLCRKIYRWFVNYDLTASVESTVIADMASTLTSNNFEVMPVIEQLLKSEHFYDISVRGSIIKNPLELLFTMLNASGSVPNYSVPVNYEIYLNLYYLSQVMGMEYLRTPSVGGWTAYYQTPAFSRLWANSSLLKLRFDLSSLLTLTNGIVVSGNSFKINTLNFLNNLSIPSSAPQVIDDILTVFTCKGVSVVERAVLKSILTNGQPDFEWTIQYNDYIADPGNTTLSGPVKQRVELVLYRLFQLPESQVM; encoded by the coding sequence ATGATTCCTGAAGAAAACGTACAGGAGCCCATTTCACTGAGTTTAACGCCTTACACCGGTGCCTGGACCAAGGCCGAAGCTGCCCACTTATTGCGCAGAACCATGTTTGGAGCTACGCTCACCCAGATTACACAAGCTGTAACAAACGGGATGAATGCAACGGTTGCTCAATTACTAACACTTCCGAGTGTTTCTCCTCCATTGGCTTTCCACCCGGACGAAGCGGTTACTGCGATCGGGTCCACGTGGGTCAATGATGTGTATCCGGCAAGTCCCGGGCCAACGAACAATGCACGATTGTATTCACTGGGTGCCTGGTTCATGCAGCGGATCAATCAGCCAAACGTAAGTATCCAGGAAAAAATGTGTTTGTTTTGGGACAATCATTTCGGAGTGGACGGAACCAACGAGGCGAAAGCTGTTTACGGAATGCATGAAAAGTACCGCCTGAATTGTTTGGGGAACTTTAAGCAGTTGGTAAAAGATATGACCATCGACCCGATGATGCTGTTGTTCCTGAATGGTGCTACGAATAACCAGTTTTCCCCGAATGAAAATTATGCCCGTGAGCTGCTGGAATTATTTACAGTGGGAAAAGGGCCGCAGGTCGGAACGGGTGATTATACCAATTATACGGAAGCAGATGTTGCTGCGGGAGCGAAGATCCTGACCGGCTGGACAGTCGCGGATTTGTATAGTACTACTGCCAGTCAGCCGTCGAGTGTGTTTTACCCGATTCTTCACGATACATCCAGCAAGACATTAAGTTCCTATTTCGGTTCGGCAGTTGTTCCGGATTCAGGGAATACCGAATATGCCAATTACGTCGACATTATTTTCAGTCAGCCGGATATGGCCAAATACTTGTGCCGCAAGATCTATCGCTGGTTTGTCAATTACGATCTGACGGCAAGTGTGGAAAGTACGGTTATTGCAGACATGGCTTCGACCCTAACTTCCAACAATTTTGAGGTCATGCCGGTGATTGAGCAATTACTGAAAAGTGAGCACTTTTACGACATTTCCGTACGCGGATCCATCATCAAGAATCCGCTGGAATTATTGTTCACCATGCTCAATGCATCCGGTTCGGTTCCGAACTATTCCGTGCCGGTGAACTATGAAATTTACCTGAACCTGTATTACCTATCGCAGGTAATGGGAATGGAATATTTGAGAACCCCGAGCGTTGGTGGCTGGACGGCTTATTATCAGACTCCGGCTTTCTCACGCCTATGGGCAAATTCAAGTTTACTGAAATTACGCTTTGATCTGAGTTCCTTGCTGACGCTTACGAATGGAATCGTAGTGAGCGGAAATTCCTTTAAAATCAATACGCTGAACTTCCTCAATAATTTGAGTATTCCGTCGAGTGCTCCGCAGGTGATCGATGATATTTTAACCGTCTTTACCTGTAAAGGAGTTTCAGTGGTTGAAAGAGCAGTTCTGAAATCTATCTTGACGAACGGACAGCCTGATTTTGAATGGACGATACAATACAATGATTACATAGCCGATCCCGGAAATACCACCCTTAGCGGCCCGGTAAAACAGCGTGTGGAACTGGTACTTTACCGTTTGTTCCAGCTTCCCGAATCACAAGTAATGTAA
- a CDS encoding YebC/PmpR family DNA-binding transcriptional regulator, translated as MGRAFEYRRAAKEKRWGKMSKLFPKLGKAITMAAKEGGQDPATNAKLRTAIQNAKAENMPKDNIDAAIKRAAQKDVASFTQVDYEGKGPHGVLVYVECATDNPTRTVANVKSYFNKAGGGVVPNGQLEFMFNRKSVFELENTGSIDPEELELELIDAGCEEIEVTDDRIFIYGDYTAFGTIGSALEERGIAVLKSNLERFPTTPVEFTEEQLADIEKMMDKFDDDDDVQQIFTNMG; from the coding sequence ATGGGAAGAGCATTTGAATATCGCAGAGCAGCTAAAGAAAAGCGTTGGGGCAAAATGTCTAAATTGTTTCCGAAATTAGGAAAAGCCATCACGATGGCGGCAAAAGAAGGCGGGCAAGATCCAGCTACAAATGCCAAATTGCGTACGGCTATTCAGAATGCTAAGGCGGAGAACATGCCGAAAGACAATATCGATGCGGCCATTAAAAGAGCTGCTCAAAAAGATGTTGCGTCTTTTACCCAGGTGGATTATGAAGGAAAAGGGCCTCACGGAGTATTGGTTTACGTGGAATGTGCAACAGACAATCCGACGCGTACCGTTGCGAACGTGAAATCCTATTTCAACAAAGCAGGTGGAGGAGTTGTTCCGAACGGACAGTTGGAATTCATGTTTAACCGCAAGTCTGTTTTTGAATTGGAAAATACAGGATCCATTGACCCGGAAGAATTGGAATTGGAATTGATCGATGCAGGATGTGAAGAAATTGAGGTAACGGATGACCGCATTTTCATTTACGGAGATTACACCGCATTCGGAACAATCGGTTCGGCTTTGGAAGAGCGCGGAATTGCCGTACTTAAATCGAATTTGGAGCGCTTCCCGACAACTCCGGTAGAATTCACCGAAGAGCAATTGGCTGACATCGAAAAAATGATGGATAAATTCGATGACGACGATGACGTACAGCAGATCTTTACCAATATGGGTTAA
- the atpH gene encoding ATP synthase F1 subunit delta, whose amino-acid sequence MKSSKSASRYAQALLDLAIEQNKVDAVAADMKYMATVCAENKDLENMLQSPVVKADKKIAVLNAIFDQFDKVTNMFVELIVKNGREAYLSQIAASFDDLLKAHQGIVPVTLISAHKLDDKVKKEIVSKVQASTTGTVELTEKIDPELIGGFIVRMGDNQIDASVASQINKLKQRLTK is encoded by the coding sequence ATGAAGAGTTCGAAATCAGCTTCCCGTTACGCACAAGCTTTGTTGGATCTTGCGATCGAACAAAACAAAGTGGATGCAGTTGCGGCGGACATGAAATACATGGCAACAGTATGTGCTGAAAACAAGGACCTGGAGAACATGCTTCAAAGTCCGGTTGTGAAGGCAGATAAAAAGATTGCTGTTTTGAATGCAATTTTTGACCAATTCGACAAAGTAACAAACATGTTCGTAGAACTGATTGTGAAAAATGGTCGTGAAGCATATTTGTCACAGATCGCAGCTTCTTTTGATGACTTATTGAAAGCACATCAGGGAATTGTTCCGGTGACATTGATCAGCGCACATAAATTGGATGATAAAGTAAAAAAGGAGATCGTTTCCAAAGTTCAGGCTTCTACAACAGGAACTGTTGAGTTGACGGAGAAGATTGATCCGGAATTGATCGGAGGCTTTATCGTTCGTATGGGCGACAATCAAATCGATGCATCCGTTGCATCACAAATTAATAAATTGAAACAACGTTTAACGAAGTAA
- a CDS encoding F0F1 ATP synthase subunit B has product MGLITPDLGLLFWTGLVFVLLLVILTKFIWKPILASVNAREQKISDALELAEKTKAEMHALQAQNENLLKEARAERDAIVKDAKETATKMVEDAKNTAKAEANKIVESARATINTEKTAAIAELKTQVAAISLEIAEKIVRGELSSDEKQKALAEKMAGDINLN; this is encoded by the coding sequence ATGGGGTTGATTACACCAGATTTAGGATTACTTTTTTGGACGGGCTTAGTGTTCGTTCTATTATTGGTTATTTTAACCAAGTTCATTTGGAAACCGATTTTAGCTTCCGTAAATGCACGTGAGCAAAAAATTTCCGATGCATTGGAATTGGCTGAGAAAACAAAAGCTGAAATGCATGCGTTGCAGGCACAAAACGAGAACTTGTTGAAAGAAGCTCGTGCTGAGCGTGACGCAATCGTAAAAGATGCAAAAGAAACAGCTACGAAAATGGTGGAGGATGCTAAGAATACTGCGAAAGCAGAAGCAAACAAGATCGTTGAGTCGGCTCGTGCAACAATCAATACCGAAAAAACAGCTGCAATTGCTGAATTGAAAACACAAGTTGCTGCAATTTCATTGGAAATCGCTGAGAAAATCGTTCGTGGAGAATTATCTTCAGACGAAAAGCAAAAAGCGTTGGCTGAGAAAATGGCAGGTGATATTAACTTGAACTAA
- the rseP gene encoding RIP metalloprotease RseP, whose protein sequence is MDFWVRAAQLILSLSLLIVLHEFGHYLPAKWFNTKVEKFYLFFNPYFSVFKKKIGETEWGLGWIPLGGYVKIAGMVDESMDKEQLAQPPQPWEFRSKPAWQRLIIMLGGIIVNVIVCFAIYIMVLAVWGEEKIDQDKMVDGMSVNPYMEQFGFQQGDRVLAVDGKKLDELQQLGGEILIFNMRHFKVKHPDGKIETIVLPEDIGNKMWENGAEKGTFDFRYYMSPADSIAPKSAAARIGLKKGDQFLKINGQEIDFHDQLTSQLYHSKGKKAQLTILRDGKEIEKEAFIGQDGILGVNFKKLKVSTDTSAFYTQNYSFGEAFVSGFGKGLRTMYMNVAQFKYVATAKGAKSVGGVGSIGKLFPATWNWQAFWTLTAFLSMMLAIMNLLPIPALDGGHVMFLLYEMITGRAPGQKFMEYAQYVGFFLLLGLILYANGKDLIGAFSG, encoded by the coding sequence ATGGATTTTTGGGTTCGCGCAGCTCAGCTGATTTTATCACTTTCTCTTCTGATCGTATTACACGAGTTCGGACATTATTTGCCGGCAAAATGGTTCAATACCAAAGTGGAGAAATTCTACTTGTTCTTCAACCCTTATTTTTCGGTTTTCAAGAAAAAGATCGGTGAAACGGAATGGGGACTTGGCTGGATTCCGCTTGGTGGTTATGTAAAAATTGCCGGGATGGTGGATGAGTCCATGGACAAAGAACAATTGGCACAACCGCCTCAACCGTGGGAGTTCCGTTCCAAACCTGCATGGCAGCGCCTGATCATTATGTTGGGAGGGATCATTGTGAACGTGATCGTTTGTTTTGCAATTTACATCATGGTGCTAGCTGTTTGGGGAGAGGAAAAAATCGACCAGGACAAAATGGTAGACGGTATGTCCGTTAATCCTTATATGGAACAATTCGGATTTCAGCAGGGAGACCGCGTTTTAGCCGTTGACGGCAAAAAACTGGATGAATTGCAGCAATTGGGTGGAGAGATCCTGATTTTCAACATGCGTCATTTCAAAGTGAAACACCCCGACGGAAAAATTGAAACCATCGTGCTTCCGGAAGATATCGGTAACAAAATGTGGGAAAACGGTGCCGAAAAAGGTACATTCGATTTCAGATACTACATGTCGCCTGCCGATAGTATCGCACCAAAATCCGCAGCAGCAAGAATAGGCCTTAAGAAAGGTGATCAGTTCCTGAAGATAAACGGGCAGGAAATTGATTTCCACGATCAGTTGACTTCTCAATTATACCACAGCAAAGGAAAGAAAGCTCAGCTGACTATCCTGAGAGATGGAAAAGAAATCGAAAAAGAAGCATTCATCGGTCAAGATGGTATTTTGGGTGTGAACTTTAAAAAACTGAAAGTAAGTACGGACACGAGTGCTTTTTATACTCAGAACTATTCGTTCGGGGAAGCTTTCGTTTCCGGTTTCGGAAAAGGCCTTCGCACGATGTACATGAACGTGGCACAATTCAAGTATGTTGCAACAGCTAAAGGAGCAAAATCTGTGGGCGGTGTCGGTTCAATCGGGAAATTGTTCCCTGCAACCTGGAACTGGCAGGCTTTCTGGACATTGACGGCTTTTCTTTCCATGATGCTTGCCATTATGAACTTACTGCCTATTCCGGCATTGGATGGCGGACACGTGATGTTCCTGTTGTATGAAATGATTACCGGCCGTGCTCCGGGACAAAAATTCATGGAATATGCCCAATACGTTGGATTCTTCCTGTTACTGGGATTGATCCTGTATGCAAACGGGAAAGATCTGATCGGTGCTTTTTCGGGGTAG
- a CDS encoding AtpZ/AtpI family protein produces the protein MEEKPENKPKKQIKNYVRFTGAAFQMAGTIVATALLGVWLDKKFNHGGNMWTLICTLTGVVVSMYIIIKEVIDMSKEKENE, from the coding sequence ATGGAAGAGAAGCCTGAGAATAAGCCGAAAAAACAAATCAAGAATTACGTTCGGTTTACCGGTGCAGCATTTCAAATGGCCGGAACGATCGTAGCAACAGCGCTCCTTGGAGTATGGCTGGACAAGAAATTCAATCACGGTGGAAATATGTGGACATTGATCTGCACATTGACCGGAGTAGTGGTTTCGATGTACATCATCATCAAGGAAGTAATCGACATGTCAAAAGAAAAAGAGAATGAGTAA